In Nocardia yunnanensis, one DNA window encodes the following:
- a CDS encoding YciI family protein, with protein MAKYLLLKHYRGAPAAVNDVPMDRWTPEEVSAHLRYMREFSARLRETGEFVDEQALTPQGTFVRSDGPGKPPVTDGPFAETKDLIAGWMVIDVDSYERALELAGELSAAPGAGGEPIHEWLELRPFMSATQCITE; from the coding sequence ATGGCCAAGTACTTGCTGCTCAAGCATTATCGCGGCGCGCCCGCGGCGGTCAACGATGTGCCGATGGATCGGTGGACGCCCGAGGAGGTGAGCGCGCACCTGCGATACATGCGCGAATTCTCCGCACGGTTGCGGGAGACCGGGGAGTTCGTCGACGAGCAGGCACTGACCCCGCAGGGCACCTTCGTACGGTCCGATGGCCCGGGCAAACCGCCGGTGACCGACGGGCCGTTCGCGGAGACCAAGGATCTGATCGCCGGCTGGATGGTGATCGACGTCGACAGCTACGAGCGGGCGCTGGAGCTGGCGGGAGAGTTGTCGGCGGCGCCGGGCGCGGGCGGCGAGCCGATCCACGAATGGCTCGAGCTGCGGCCGTTCATGAGCGCGACCCAGTGCATCACGGAGTGA
- a CDS encoding pyridoxamine 5'-phosphate oxidase family protein, whose protein sequence is MDANEIREILGRAYSQELLGRDLARLGYVATDGTPRVIPIAFVWNGAEIVMCTAKNSAKLAALRANPRVALTIDTEVHPPKILLLRGTAELEVVEGIPEEFLTMNGSYEMTPEQRVAWEAEVRSLYDGMVRIVVTPTWVKLIDFETTLPSAVEELARQRAERQRA, encoded by the coding sequence ATGGATGCGAACGAGATTCGAGAGATTCTGGGGCGGGCTTACAGCCAGGAGCTGTTGGGGCGGGATCTGGCTCGGCTGGGGTATGTGGCCACGGATGGGACGCCTCGGGTCATTCCGATCGCGTTCGTGTGGAACGGGGCGGAGATCGTGATGTGCACCGCCAAGAATTCGGCGAAATTGGCTGCGTTGCGGGCCAATCCGAGGGTGGCGTTGACCATCGACACCGAGGTGCACCCGCCGAAGATTCTGCTGCTGCGGGGCACGGCGGAGTTGGAGGTGGTGGAGGGGATTCCGGAGGAGTTCTTGACGATGAACGGGTCGTACGAGATGACTCCGGAGCAGCGGGTGGCGTGGGAGGCGGAGGTGCGGTCGCTGTATGACGGGATGGTGCGGATCGTGGTGACGCCGACGTGGGTGAAGTTGATCGACTTCGAGACGACACTGCCCAGTGCCGTGGAAGAGTTGGCACGGCAGCGGGCCGAGCGGCAGCGGGCCTGA
- a CDS encoding RNA polymerase sigma factor → MDEVALRDLAPTVIGVLERRGADFAAAEDAVQEALIEAVRVWPQEPPRDPRAWLITVAWRKFLDATRAEAARRQREDAVWAEPAPESVAAVDDTLHLYFLCAHPALSPASAVALTLRAVGGLTTRQIAQAYLVPESTMAQRISRAKRTVSDVRFDQPGDLSTVLRVLYLVFNEGYSGDVDLAAEAIRLTRQLAKLTADEEAAGLLALMLLHHARRPARTRPDGTLVPLADQDRARWDTRLIAEGVDILQAALARDRLGEYQTQAAIAALHADARTAEETDWVQIVEWYDELVRLTDSPIARLNRAVALGESDGPQAGLAALSDLDPALPRHTAAAAYLHERAGDSTTAARLYAEAARTATNLAERDHLTRQAAHLNSQQPK, encoded by the coding sequence CTGGACGAGGTCGCGCTGCGCGATCTCGCGCCCACGGTGATCGGTGTCCTCGAACGCCGCGGCGCGGATTTCGCCGCCGCCGAGGACGCCGTGCAGGAGGCGCTGATCGAAGCGGTGCGGGTGTGGCCGCAGGAGCCGCCCCGCGATCCGCGCGCGTGGCTGATCACCGTGGCCTGGCGCAAGTTCCTCGACGCCACGCGCGCCGAGGCCGCCCGCCGGCAGCGGGAAGACGCGGTATGGGCCGAGCCCGCACCGGAATCGGTTGCGGCGGTGGACGATACGCTGCACCTGTATTTCCTGTGCGCGCATCCGGCGCTGAGTCCGGCCTCGGCCGTCGCGCTCACCTTGCGCGCGGTCGGAGGTCTGACCACCCGGCAGATCGCGCAGGCCTACCTGGTGCCGGAATCGACCATGGCGCAGCGCATCAGCCGCGCCAAACGCACCGTCTCCGATGTCCGCTTCGACCAGCCGGGTGATCTGAGCACCGTGCTGCGGGTGCTGTATCTGGTGTTCAACGAAGGCTATTCGGGCGACGTCGATCTCGCCGCCGAGGCGATCCGCCTGACCCGCCAGCTCGCGAAGCTGACCGCAGACGAGGAGGCGGCGGGCCTGCTGGCATTGATGCTGCTGCATCACGCGCGCCGCCCGGCCCGCACCCGCCCCGACGGCACCCTGGTGCCGCTCGCCGACCAGGACCGCGCCCGATGGGACACCCGCCTGATCGCCGAGGGCGTCGACATCCTGCAAGCCGCCCTGGCCCGGGATCGCCTGGGCGAGTACCAAACCCAGGCCGCCATCGCCGCCCTGCACGCCGACGCCCGTACCGCCGAGGAGACCGACTGGGTCCAAATCGTCGAATGGTACGACGAACTCGTCCGCCTCACCGACAGCCCGATCGCCCGCCTCAACCGCGCCGTCGCCCTCGGCGAATCCGACGGGCCGCAAGCCGGTCTCGCCGCCCTCTCCGACCTCGACCCCGCTCTCCCACGCCACACCGCCGCCGCGGCCTACCTGCACGAACGCGCCGGCGACTCCACCACCGCCGCCCGCCTCTACGCGGAAGCCGCCCGCACCGCCACAAACCTCGCAGAACGCGACCACCTCACCCGCCAAGCCGCCCACCTGAACTCCCAGCAGCCCAAGTAG